A DNA window from Mastomys coucha isolate ucsf_1 unplaced genomic scaffold, UCSF_Mcou_1 pScaffold21, whole genome shotgun sequence contains the following coding sequences:
- the Mkrn3 gene encoding probable E3 ubiquitin-protein ligase makorin-3 produces MEESTAPTEAHAAAGAEAGAEGGEGVSVPPPPQFEASRASAVVSSAPLQQAWGLAPLFVAPGPANRRAASLRPAPAEGGGARSGPERNSGSWTKQILCRYYLHGQCKEGDNCRYSHDLSGRRRSRGGQDSQPRASADRGPKMATPWEPPTQEVAEAPPAASSSSLPLIGSAAERGFSEAEIDNAGIRSAAERGFSEAEIDNSGLAAGAAGGAGAEGWEGAIEFVPGQPYRGRMVPPHAPEAPLQSPAVEREHMAMGMGIPLPLPLCRYAARGQCLRGDRCAYPHGEICDMCGQQALHPWDAAQQEAHRRACVEAHERDMELSFAVQRSMDKVCGICMEVVYEKADPSDRRFGILFSCNHTYCLKCIRRWRSATQFENRISKSCPQCRVSSGFVIPSEFWVEEEEEKEKLVQQYKEGMSQKACRYFAGGLGHCPFGEFCFYKHEYPEGWRDQPPRPGGGGGSSSAYWHQVLEPVQLREGNVLFKSRKKEHSVLRLANQLLKKLLCLRGSFSFSDDRWLLLQYQLEEYFSLNL; encoded by the coding sequence ATGGAAGAGTCTACAGCTCCCACAGAGGCCCACGCGGCCGCCGGCGCCGAGGCAGGTGCTGAGGGGGGGGAGGGTGTGTCTGTTCCGCCCCCTCCGCAGTTTGAAGCCTCTAGAGCTTCTGCGGTAGTCAGCTCAGCCCCTCTGCAACAGGCATGGGGCCTGGCACCGCTTTTTGTGGCTCCGGGCCCAGCGAACAGGCGCGCGgcgagtttgagaccagctcCAGCCGAAGGGGGCGGGGCCAGGTCTGGTCCGGAGCGCAACAGTGGCAGCTGGACGAAGCAAATCCTCTGCAGGTATTATCTGCATGGGCAGTGCAAGGAGGGCGATAACTGTCGCTACTCTCACGACCTTTCTGGGCGGCGGAGATCTAGGGGGGGCCAAGATTCTCAGCCTCGGGCCTCTGCAGACAGAGGACCCAAGATGGCCACTCCATGGGAGCCCCCGACTCAGGAAGTGGCGGAAGCCCCCCCTGCTGCATCCTCAAGCTCCTTGCCTCTGATTGGCTCGGCTGCTGAAAGGGGCTTCTCTGAAGCTGAGATTGACAATGCAGGCATTCGCTCAGCTGCTGAAAGGGGCTTCTCTGAAGCCGAGATTGACAATTCAGGCCTTGCAGCAGGTGCTGCGGGAGGAGCGGGTGCAGAAGGCTGGGAGGGGGCAATTGAGTTTGTTCCTGGACAGCCGTACCGAGGTCGCATGGTCCCCCCGCATGCACCCGAGGCTCCTCTGCAGAGCCCGGCAGTTGAGAGAGAGCATATGGCTATGGGCATGGGGAtaccgctgccgctgccgctttGCCGCTACGCTGCCCGGGGACAATGCCTCCGTGGGGACAGGTGTGCATACCCCCATGGAGAAATATGCGACATGTGCGGGCAGCAGGCCTTGCACCCTTGGGATGCAGCTCAGCAGGAAGCTCATAGAAGGGCCTGCGTTGAAGCACACGAGAGAGATATGGAACTCTCTTTTGCTGTGCAGCGCAGCATGGACAAAGTGTGTGGCATCTGCATGGAGGTTGTCTATGAGAAAGCCGACCCCAGCGACCGCCGCTTTGGCATCCTTTTCAGCTGCAACCACACCTACTGTCTTAAGTGTATCCGCAGGTGGAGAAGTGCTACACAGTTTGAGAACAGGATCAGTAAGTCCTGCCCACAGTGCAGGGTCTCCTCTGGCTTTGTCATTCCTAGTGAGTTctgggtggaggaggaagaggagaaggagaaacttGTTCAGCAGTATAAGGAGGGAATGAGCCAGAAAGCCTGCAGGTATTTTGCTGGAGGCCTAGGTCACTGCCCATTTGGAGAATTCTGTTTTTACAAGCATGAATACcccgagggctggagagatcagcCTCCGagaccaggtggtggtggaggatcGTCAAGCGCATACTGGCATCAAGTTTTGGAGCCTGTGCAGTTGCGAGAGGGAAACGTGCTGTTTAAAAGCCGTAAAAAGGAGCATTCCGTGCTTCGCCTGGCCAATCAGTTGCTTAAGAAGTTGCTTTGCCTGAGAGGCAGTTTTTCCTTCTCTGATGACCGGTGGCTCTTGCTTCAGTACCAGCTGGAAGAATATTTCAGTTTGAATCTGTAG